In Clostridium cagae, one genomic interval encodes:
- a CDS encoding zinc dependent phospholipase C family protein — MINTHKLIAENILNYTNSKSIYLINDHRFIWGNIKPDCVLKYKMIKHYFIESIDIIIKKIEKLCSLSLQDVYYKMSVNKFSEELGVVCHFMCDYFCAPHYYRWEFKNTSQVKNHVMYEKDLAKIAKEFNSNGIITSNIDVNNIKEFIFDLQNQYEGSMDFKNDLTYAYYACDSIVNMVLNKVFLNECSLSKVV; from the coding sequence ATGATTAATACTCACAAACTTATTGCAGAGAATATTTTAAATTACACGAACAGTAAGAGTATTTATTTAATCAATGATCATAGATTTATATGGGGTAATATAAAACCAGATTGTGTGCTTAAATATAAAATGATAAAACATTATTTTATTGAAAGTATAGATATCATTATTAAAAAGATTGAAAAATTATGTTCTTTATCTTTACAAGATGTTTATTACAAGATGTCTGTTAACAAATTTAGTGAAGAACTGGGTGTTGTTTGTCACTTTATGTGTGATTATTTTTGTGCTCCTCATTATTACAGATGGGAATTCAAAAATACAAGTCAAGTTAAAAATCATGTTATGTATGAAAAGGATTTAGCTAAAATTGCCAAGGAATTTAATTCAAATGGAATTATAACTTCTAATATAGATGTAAATAACATTAAAGAATTTATTTTTGATTTACAAAATCAATATGAAGGCTCTATGGATTTTAAAAATGATTTAACATATGCTTATTATGCTTGTGATAGTATAGTAAATATGGTTTTAAATAAAGTATTTTTAAATGAGTGTAGTTTATCAAAGGTAGTATAA
- a CDS encoding ArsR/SmtB family transcription factor, which produces MNNGTNFVENCKCNIIHEDIVMKVKDLLPQEETLYDLAELFKVFGDSTRIKIICALFESELCVCDMAALLGMTQSAISHQLRTLKSARLVKFRREGKVIYYSLDDEHIKHIFDEGFKHITE; this is translated from the coding sequence ATGAATAATGGAACTAATTTTGTAGAAAACTGTAAATGTAATATTATACATGAAGATATAGTGATGAAGGTAAAAGATTTATTACCACAAGAAGAAACATTATATGATTTAGCTGAGTTATTTAAAGTTTTTGGAGATTCTACAAGGATTAAGATAATATGTGCATTATTTGAATCAGAATTATGTGTTTGTGATATGGCCGCTCTTTTAGGTATGACCCAATCAGCTATATCACATCAATTAAGAACATTAAAATCAGCTAGATTAGTTAAATTTAGAAGAGAAGGAAAAGTAATTTATTATTCATTAGATGATGAACATATAAAGCATATATTTGATGAAGGATTTAAACATATTACTGAATAG